Genomic window (Dyadobacter fanqingshengii):
AACACGATCAGGAAACAAGTCATCAAAATTGGTACAATAGGACCTCCTTTGTAAACGATTCCGTAGTAATCACCATCGATTGGGCCTTTTGCGTGATCGCCGTCTTTAAAGTGTTCGGGAGCTCCCAGAACGAAAATGTAAACTGCCAATGCAATCGCAAATAGTAGAGGGATTACCAATGCCGGGTTCAAACCGCCTTTGCCTTTTGTTGCTGCCGCAGCAGGCTTTGGAGCTGGTGCCGGACTTGTAGCTTTCTTTTCCATCAGACTTACTTTTAAAGGTTAAATTGAGATTTTGGTTGTGAATTAAATAAAACTTTTGGTTAAAACTGGATTTGGTAAAATAAAATTTTGACCGCGTTTTGGATAATAGCCTTCTACAAAAGTATGAGTTTTCCTTTTAAAAAAAAGCAAGCATTTCGTCAGTTTTTTTCTCAGAATTTTTGACATAGCTCGTAGAAATTGCATATTTTAAAGAAACCCGGACATTCAATTTTCTTAATTATTCTCGAATTTGTGCTGATTCAGAATCATATGCATTCTAAATCCAAACTTATACATAATTGTACTCTTTACAATAAACTCTGCTAACATGTTTTTCAAACACCCTCATTGTATTTCAAAATATTTCAACAATCCCTTAGAAAAGCAAATATTATTTTTCTCCTACTATTAGCTAAACAACAATTTTAAAATTCGGATAGCCTACATTTTGCGCTGTTTCGCAAATTTTACGAAAAGAACAGAAGCAAGAGCGCCGTTTCATAACCATGACTTGTTGGTTCCTGAATAATTTACCGCCGTGGAAAACAGAATCGCAAAAATCCGGTAATTTTGACTTCCGTTTCAGTCTCCGACGGTAACTTAACAAATTCATAACATAATGAAAATCGACAAAGAGTCTCTTAAAAAAATAGCCCACCTAGCCCGTTTGGAAATAAAACCAGGGGAAGAGGAAGGCATTCTTAAGAGCATGGATTCCGTATTAACGTGGATGGAGCAGCTGAATGAGGTAAATACGGAAGGCGTGGAACCTCTGACTCATATCCTTAGCGAAGTGAACAACTGGCGGGAAGATGAAGGTGTAAATACCATGAGCCGTGAAGAAGCGCTTGCAAATGCGCCCGCTAAAAATTCTTCTTATATAATGGTTCCCAAAGTAATTGAGTAACGAATAGGACACTTTGTCCGTAGGGTCACCAATTTATCTGAAAGTCGTCGGCATCGGCCAATGCGGGAAATGCGCCGCGATAAGCACTAAGTTCGGCTTTGTTGAAAGTAACTATTTTCTCGGTTTCGGCACTCGCCAGCATACTCAGCGGCTCGCCCAAAAAGTCGAGCGCAACGGAATCTCCCTGGTAGGTAAGCCCGTTTGGGTCGGAGCCAATGCGGTTGACACCCACTGCAAAACTCTGATTTTCGATAGCCCGGGCTTTTAACAATGTATTCCAGGCATGTGCGCGCTTGGCAGGCCAGTTGGCTACATATATAAGAAGGTCGTAAGGATCAGATGCGAGATTCCGGCTCCAGACCGGAAAGCGAAGGTCATAGCAAACCAGCGGACAAATTTTCCAGCCTTTGTAGTCAATGACCAGCCTGGATTTCCCGGGCGTATAGGTAAGGTGTTCTTTCCCAAAGCTAAATAGATGCTTCTTATCATTAAATACATAGGAACCATCGGGATCGACACACATTAACCGATTGTAATATCGGCCTTCTTCTCTAACCGCAAAACTTCCGATAATCAATGCTTTTGTCTGCGCAGCCATTTGCTTCATCCAGCGCGTGGTGGTGAAATTCATCGGCTCTGCCGCGGCGGTATTCATTGTAAATCCGGAATTGAACATTTCCGGAAGCACAATAATGTCGGCTGGACCCGAAAGTCCGGCTATTTTTTCTTCAAGCGTTGCGAGGTTAGCAGTTGTATCTTCCCAAAACAGGTCAGTTTGTATTAACGCGACCGACAATTTTTCCGTCTGCTGGGCTGCATGCATGCTGAAAGCCTAATTTTGAATGACTGAATGAGTGAATAATTACTTATCTCCGTCCCGGAAAGCGCATGCGGTAATCTGAATCTACATTGCCTTTTGTGATATCAGCCAGTTTCTTTTTGATCAACTGTTTTTTTAATGTTGGCAAATAATCCACAAAAAGTTTCCCTAACAAATGGTCATATTCATGCTGAATGATCCTGGCGGCCATTCCTGTATATTCTTCTGTGTAT
Coding sequences:
- the gatC gene encoding Asp-tRNA(Asn)/Glu-tRNA(Gln) amidotransferase subunit GatC, with product MKIDKESLKKIAHLARLEIKPGEEEGILKSMDSVLTWMEQLNEVNTEGVEPLTHILSEVNNWREDEGVNTMSREEALANAPAKNSSYIMVPKVIE
- a CDS encoding amidohydrolase, with translation MHAAQQTEKLSVALIQTDLFWEDTTANLATLEEKIAGLSGPADIIVLPEMFNSGFTMNTAAAEPMNFTTTRWMKQMAAQTKALIIGSFAVREEGRYYNRLMCVDPDGSYVFNDKKHLFSFGKEHLTYTPGKSRLVIDYKGWKICPLVCYDLRFPVWSRNLASDPYDLLIYVANWPAKRAHAWNTLLKARAIENQSFAVGVNRIGSDPNGLTYQGDSVALDFLGEPLSMLASAETEKIVTFNKAELSAYRGAFPALADADDFQINW